In one Triplophysa rosa linkage group LG13, Trosa_1v2, whole genome shotgun sequence genomic region, the following are encoded:
- the LOC130564036 gene encoding uncharacterized protein LOC130564036, translating to MDGNEVVPSASFISESFIARREPMRDLINTFSDLYIDFDEVSERAMDNFPEDDLSFPPPPPLEPSGETEHNLNVRITALENQMAEICQMVSEKVSCDELVKQCKKIEDRIAYHVQREDERAKQQVEMLVKDLGQSMLGCLKRRDQQLEQKLQEFKLFSSTPKISKIDPLVSDSATPPSNMTYNRPTSHIHNQTNQSAIPYNPPVKLDFPSFSNNLEDDPVSFIERCEEYLTVRPLTDDEILASLSAVLKGTAKDWWMAERRSVTKWKQFKERFLHSFLSKDYREVVARKLMERKQGAKESFRDFAFQYRALCLRWKKDMSEKEMIQSILRNCNPRLASLLRGTAKDVGELVRIGTQIERDFDESRKYWSQVNGEEQKRKTSSVQEPQRKLPPVGNRMVLLDQSPDHHAYKNISLPIIIRDSYIIAIVDTGSTFSLIQQSLWKQLSPREECQPSGGQSFLLANGQRQNSLGKVNWRCEIQGQSVYITFFIMQDSNLTVPVILAIDFLLESRMVLDFHKAEYRMLAIPEPKSFPFLQHNLQPSTHFYLAVSGSTCNDETLQQVHKLAQAADADLTTQKELKDFMVHWSTVCTQQIGRTNCIKHSIITVDEVPVRKRPYMVSMEKQKFIDSQVQELLDKGIIQPSTSPWASPVVVVQKKDGDSRFCIDYRGLNSKTHLDAYPMPQIQDILESLHESSIFSTLDLKSGYWQLEMAKDSIKKTAFCHIYRVIRISVSSVRPEKRCSILPAVDGTGTTGSERKMLHGIH from the coding sequence ATGGATGGCAATGAAGTCGTACCGAGTGCAAGTTTCATCTCTGAGTCTTTCATTGCCAGAAGGGAACCAATGAGAGATTTGATAAACACCTTCAGTGACTTGTATATTGACTTTGATGAGGTAAGCGAAAGAGCTATGGATAATTTTCCTGAAGATGACCTTTCTTTTCCTCCACCTCCACCACTGGAACCAAGTGGAGAAACGGAACACAACCTGAATGTCCGAATCACTGCTTTGGAAAATCAGATGGCAGAAATATGTCAGATGGTGAGTGAGAAAGTTTCTTGTGACGAGTTGGTTAAGCAATGTAAAAAGATTGAAGATAGGATTGCATATCATGTTCAACGTGAGGATGAGAGAGCTAAACAGCAGGTGGAAATGTTAGTTAAGGATCTGGGTCAATCTATGTTAGGTTGCTTGAAAAGAAGAGATCAGCAACTGGAGCAAAAACTTCAAGAGTTTAAACTATTCTCATCTACTCCAAAAATCTCCAAAATTGATCCTTTAGTTAGTGATAGCGCCACACCACCTAGCAACATGACATATAACCGACCGACCAGCCATATTCATAACCAGACCAATCAGTCTGCAATTCCGTACAACCCTCCAGTAAAACTTGATTTCCCTAGTTTCAGCAATAACCTCGAAGATGACCCAGTTTCGTTCATTGAGCGTTGTGAGGAATACCTTACTGTTCGCCCCCTCACTGACGATGAAATTCTAGCCTCACTCTCAGCTGTACTGAAGGGTACCGCCAAAGATTGGTGGATGGCAGAGAGGAGAAGTGTGACTAAATGGAAGCAATTCAAGGAGAGATTCCTGCACTCGTTTTTAAGCAAAGACTACCGGGAGGTGGTAGCCAGGAAACTGATGGAAAGGAAGCAAGGTGCTAAAGAGAGTTTCAGGGACTTTGCTTTCCAATATCGTGCTTTGTGTCTACGGTGGAAAAAGGATATGTCTGAGAAGGAAATGATACAATCCATCCTCAGGAATTGCAATCCTCGACTTGCTAGTTTATTACGTGGGACTGCCAAGGACGTGGGAGAGTTAGTCAGGATAGGAACACAAATTGAAAGAGACTTTGATGAGTCTAGGAAGTATTGGAGTCAAGTCAATGGTGAGGAACAGAAAAGGAAAACATCCTCTGTTCAAGAACCTCAGCGCAAGTTACCACCGGTTGGCAATCGAATGGTGCTACTTGACCAAAGCCCAGACCATCATGCCTACAAGAACATCTCCCTTCCCATAATCATCAGAGACAGCTATATAATTGCCATAGTTGACACTGGAAGCACTTTCTCACTAATTCAACAGTCGTTGTGGAAGCAGTTAAGTCCTCGGGAAGAATGTCAACCTAGTGGAGGTCAATCATTCCTGTTGGCTAATGGCCAGAGACAAAATTCCTTGGGTAAAGTGAATTGGAGGTGTGAAATTCAAGGACAGTCTGTGTATATCACTTTCTTTATTATGCAAGATTCCAATCTAACTGTTCCAGTTATTCTAGCAATTGACTTTCTGTTGGAGTCCAGGATGGTGTTGGATTTCCACAAAGCCGAGTACAGAATGCTTGCAATACCTGAACCAAAAAGTTTTCCGTTTCTGCAGCACAATCTTCAACCCTCTACCCATTTCTATCTTGCAGTATCGGGGTCTACTTGTAATGATGAAACTCTACAACAGGTTCACAAGTTAGCCCAAGCAGCAGATGCAGATCTTACCACCCAGAAGGAGTTAAAGGATTTTATGGTACATTGGTCTACTGTGTGCACTCAGCAGATTGGTCGAACAAATTGCATCAAGCACAGCATTATAACTGTTGATGAAGTTCCCGTAAGAAAACGTCCTTACATGGTCTCTATGGAGAAGCAGAAATTCATCGATTCACAAGTACAAGAACTTTTAGACAAAGGAATCATCCAACCGTCTACTTCACCTTGGGCCTCACCGGTGGTGGTAGTTCAGAAGAAGGATGGAGATTCCAGATTCTGTATAGATTATCGAGGGCTTAATTCCAAAACACATCTGGATGCTTACCCCATGCCTCAAATACAGGATATCTTAGAGAGTCTCCATGAATCATCCATCTTCAGTACACTAGATTTAAAAAGTGGCTACTGGCAACTAGAAATGGCTAAGGACAGCATTAAGAAAACGGCTTTTTGTCACATCTACAGGGTTATACGAATTTCTGTGTCTAGCGTCCGGCCTGAAAAACGCTGCAGCATCCTTCCAGCGGTTGATGGAACAGGTACTACGGGGAGTGAGAGGAAAATGTTGCATGGTATACATTGA